One genomic window of Rhodothermus sp. includes the following:
- a CDS encoding M20 family peptidase: MRKLLLRILTATSGLVLGLGVVLLVRAWQVGQRAERPGQLEPLTITLEVEALTQRLAGALRFPTVSFQDPTRIDSGAFRALHAYLEAQFPWVHTYLRREVISGLSLLYTWPGQDTTLPAVLFMGHQDVVPVATQEAWTHPPFGGIVADGYVWGRGALDDKISVLGVLEAVEQLLADGFRPVRTIYLAFGHDEEVGGRHGARRIAELLAARGVRLITVVDEGGFVVDGVIPGVTRPVALIGVAEKGYLSLELIAMAPGGHSSTPPHQTAIGTLSQAIVTLEAHPFPARLDGPTRGLLERLAPYAPIGSRVVLANLWLFGPLMKHLLAQSPAGNASLRTTIAPTIFEGGVKENVLPTRARAVVNFRIYPGETVASVEQRVRLLLQDLPVQVQRLEGTSTNPSPVSDFEGEAFRRMVAAIQQAWAEAPPIVAPYLVPGATDARYFTGLSSNVYRFIGARITPELLATLHGVDERIPVEEYVKAVRTYYALLRTLSGP, encoded by the coding sequence ATGCGGAAGCTGCTACTACGGATTCTGACCGCTACTTCAGGGCTGGTACTTGGGCTGGGTGTGGTACTGTTGGTACGGGCCTGGCAAGTCGGGCAACGGGCCGAACGTCCTGGGCAACTGGAGCCGTTGACGATAACGCTGGAGGTGGAAGCCCTGACGCAACGATTGGCCGGGGCCCTTCGATTTCCCACCGTTTCGTTCCAGGATCCCACCCGTATTGACAGCGGAGCTTTTCGGGCGCTCCATGCATATCTGGAAGCACAGTTTCCGTGGGTGCATACCTATCTGCGACGAGAGGTCATCAGTGGATTGAGTCTGCTCTACACCTGGCCTGGCCAGGATACAACATTGCCGGCGGTCCTCTTTATGGGCCATCAGGATGTGGTGCCGGTTGCTACGCAGGAGGCCTGGACGCATCCCCCTTTTGGGGGCATCGTGGCTGATGGATACGTCTGGGGACGGGGCGCACTGGATGATAAAATCAGTGTTCTGGGAGTGCTGGAGGCGGTCGAACAGCTGCTGGCTGATGGATTTCGGCCTGTACGCACCATTTATCTGGCTTTTGGGCACGACGAAGAGGTAGGGGGACGGCATGGAGCCCGGCGGATTGCTGAATTGCTGGCCGCTCGAGGGGTTCGGCTGATCACAGTTGTGGACGAAGGGGGATTTGTGGTGGATGGCGTCATTCCGGGGGTAACGCGGCCGGTTGCGTTGATCGGGGTGGCTGAGAAAGGATACCTGAGTCTGGAGCTGATAGCCATGGCTCCTGGTGGCCATTCTTCGACACCTCCCCATCAGACAGCAATAGGAACGCTCAGCCAGGCCATTGTTACGTTGGAGGCGCATCCTTTCCCGGCACGGCTCGACGGGCCCACCCGTGGCCTGCTGGAACGTCTGGCGCCTTATGCCCCGATAGGGTCGCGTGTGGTGCTGGCCAATCTGTGGCTTTTCGGGCCGCTTATGAAGCACCTCCTGGCACAATCGCCGGCGGGCAATGCCAGTCTGCGTACCACGATTGCTCCGACCATCTTCGAAGGGGGAGTTAAAGAGAACGTTCTGCCAACACGCGCTCGGGCTGTGGTCAACTTTCGGATCTATCCCGGGGAGACGGTAGCGAGCGTGGAACAGCGCGTGCGGTTATTACTACAGGACCTGCCGGTGCAGGTGCAGCGCCTTGAGGGGACCAGCACCAATCCATCGCCCGTTTCCGACTTCGAAGGCGAGGCCTTCCGACGGATGGTAGCCGCCATTCAACAGGCATGGGCCGAGGCACCTCCCATCGTGGCTCCCTATCTGGTACCGGGGGCTACCGACGCCCGCTACTTTACTGGACTTAGTTCGAACGTGTACCGGTTTATCGGTGCACGCATTACACCCGAGTTACTGGCCACGCTGCACGGCGTGGATGAACGCATTCCTGTAGAGGAATACGTAAAAGCTGTACGCACTTACTATGCGCTGCTGCGCACGTTGAGCGGTCCCTGA